From the genome of Brevibacterium sp. JSBI002, one region includes:
- a CDS encoding sensor histidine kinase, with amino-acid sequence MPIYSSEDGKTVVGEVSVGIFATVLDADVRREMLLLGTVAVLALALGVGVSYWLGRRLRRETLGVGPEDLAEMARDQGAVLHGLDDGVLGFDTNGKLTLSNSNAKELLRAASAKHVEHENGTGDANGGAASAGDSDRELAAVSDDELVNVPDEITALMADAPADGALRRRITIGDRILLATAVRVQRDGVSVGGVVTLRDETQMLTMARQLESVTAMARALRTQRHEFANRLHTVLGLVDTGATDEAHTYLSSILGTGPITTPVEDIDLISDPYLRAVLEAKGTTAAEAGVALAVTPDSLAVGAVRDPEAVTLILGNLIDNAVRAAVSGRRYAEDGGRVEVQVLSSGTELHAVVTDTGDGIDDEVAGKIFDEGFSTSKAASAPDFGIGLTTGTGTGDGHGLGIGLALSRRVAEKGGGAVWLIDGHDPDLGGASFGMRLPDALDDPADVGDAGEDDDAIADDNDFPIDEVR; translated from the coding sequence TGGCAGTGCTTGCGCTCGCACTCGGGGTCGGAGTCTCGTATTGGCTCGGGCGTCGGCTGCGGCGGGAGACGCTCGGCGTCGGACCCGAAGATCTCGCCGAAATGGCTCGCGACCAAGGTGCGGTGCTGCACGGCCTCGACGACGGGGTGCTCGGGTTCGATACGAACGGGAAGCTGACCCTGAGCAATTCGAACGCGAAGGAGCTGCTCCGTGCCGCCTCGGCGAAGCACGTCGAGCATGAGAACGGCACGGGCGACGCGAACGGCGGAGCCGCCTCGGCGGGGGATTCCGACCGCGAACTGGCTGCCGTCTCAGACGACGAACTCGTCAATGTGCCCGATGAGATCACCGCGCTCATGGCCGACGCCCCGGCGGACGGAGCCCTGCGGCGGCGGATCACCATCGGCGACCGGATTCTGCTGGCAACAGCGGTGCGGGTCCAGCGCGACGGGGTCTCGGTCGGCGGGGTCGTGACCCTGCGGGACGAGACCCAGATGCTGACGATGGCTCGCCAGCTCGAGTCCGTCACTGCGATGGCTCGGGCCCTGCGCACTCAGCGGCACGAGTTCGCGAACCGGCTGCACACCGTGCTCGGACTCGTCGACACGGGCGCCACCGATGAGGCCCACACCTACCTGTCCTCCATCCTGGGCACCGGGCCGATCACGACTCCCGTCGAGGACATCGACCTCATCTCCGATCCTTACCTGCGCGCCGTTCTGGAAGCGAAGGGCACGACCGCCGCCGAGGCGGGAGTGGCCCTGGCCGTCACCCCCGACTCCCTGGCGGTCGGTGCGGTCCGCGACCCGGAAGCGGTCACGCTCATCCTCGGCAACCTCATCGACAACGCCGTACGGGCGGCCGTCTCGGGCCGGCGGTACGCCGAGGACGGAGGCCGAGTCGAAGTGCAGGTGCTCAGCTCCGGGACGGAACTCCACGCGGTCGTCACGGACACCGGCGATGGGATCGACGACGAGGTAGCGGGGAAGATCTTCGACGAGGGATTCTCGACCTCTAAGGCCGCCTCGGCGCCGGATTTCGGGATCGGACTGACCACGGGAACCGGCACCGGGGACGGCCACGGACTCGGCATCGGCCTTGCGCTCAGCCGCCGGGTCGCGGAGAAGGGCGGGGGAGCGGTGTGGCTCATCGACGGCCACGACCCGGACCTCGGCGGGGCGAGCTTCGGTATGCGCCTGCCTGACGCCCTGGACGATCCTGCCGACGTGGGCGATGCGGGCGAAGACGACGATGCGATCGCCGACGACAACGACTTCCCAATTGATGAGGTGAGATGA
- a CDS encoding response regulator: MMVNVLVLDDDFFVGQIHARYVDEVPGFSALEPVRDLKTAREVIAENDVDLLLVDYVLPEGTGVDLVRETDIDAIVLSAVTDPQVVRSSLRAGAMTYIVKPFAAEVLQNFLRRYARFLRYWEREKVGQTDLERQLRNLHDAAAVGGTGASPAGSSTTTRILAALEEASGPMTALEVAEAVGASRATAQRHLAKLAEARTITVSLQYGNTGRPEHLYATR, translated from the coding sequence ATGATGGTCAACGTTCTCGTGCTCGATGACGATTTCTTCGTCGGGCAGATCCATGCCCGGTACGTCGACGAGGTGCCCGGCTTCTCGGCGCTCGAACCCGTCCGCGATCTGAAGACGGCGCGCGAGGTCATCGCCGAGAACGACGTCGACCTGCTTCTCGTCGACTACGTGCTGCCCGAGGGCACCGGTGTCGACCTCGTCCGTGAGACCGATATCGATGCGATCGTGCTCTCGGCGGTCACGGATCCGCAGGTGGTCCGTTCGTCGCTGCGCGCGGGGGCGATGACGTACATCGTCAAGCCCTTCGCCGCCGAGGTGCTGCAGAACTTCCTGCGCCGCTACGCCCGGTTCCTCCGCTATTGGGAGCGGGAGAAGGTCGGGCAGACCGATCTCGAGAGGCAGCTGCGCAACCTCCACGATGCCGCGGCCGTCGGCGGGACCGGAGCGAGCCCGGCGGGATCGTCGACGACGACTAGGATCCTCGCGGCACTCGAGGAGGCGAGCGGCCCGATGACGGCCCTCGAAGTCGCCGAGGCGGTCGGTGCGTCCCGCGCGACCGCGCAGCGGCATCTGGCGAAACTCGCCGAAGCCCGCACGATCACGGTGTCCCTGCAGTACGGCAACACCGGCCGCCCCGAGCACCTCTACGCCACCCGCTGA